aactaTTACATCAATCGTAATATTCCACTTATAACCGTTTCTTCCTACACTattctttttctccaaaaaagaaaaaaagaaaatcatgtcTGATAATGCAGGAAAAAGCACTAAGATCAACTTTGATCGTCCAAATTTTTGGATAGCGACTTGATTTTTATCATGATTGGGATGGTCAAAGGTACTAGCTAGCTAGTAAGATCATTTCTACAGTTCTCCAGATATTAATAATCCAAAAATCTCACAATATTGCTCTCTGAATTACAATATGCATGTCGTCGGGccatatataattgtttgttaGTGGTTTATCATGTGAAAGTTGATTAACATGATCCAATGCATGCATATATCCTTATCCAATCAAATTactgttctttttttttttttttttaagtgtgtGTAATGAATTAAACGAATTATTACTTTGTTCAATCATGCGctgttgatttatttaatttgatatcaaataaataatcgtGGGCTAGGATTTACAATCCCAAATTCgttttagtatatatttatctttaattatacTGTCCGAGGACAAATACAATGATGGTTCTTGAATGTGACGTGTCCAGTATCAAAAATACAAAGTAAGctgaaattatttgttataatctATTCAAAACACGTTTAGtaaaatttgaatagaaaCAACAATGAATGGAAATTTTTAGAACAAGACAAAAAAgctctaaaaaaaaaacaaggaaaGAATTGAGTTGACTGTAGAAAAAGTATAGTGATGGAATTGGAGAGTATACAGCGGCAATGGGGCAGGGCATGTGTCCATGATGGTTGGGAAAACAATTAGTGTCCATTTTCCttagtaatttcaaaaatttcagacAATAAGTGTCATATTCTCATCTCATCCGATGATGAACCCTGCATTGTATTAATACCACTACTCCCACAGACAAATTAGTGGTCAATTCAACCCCCCTTCAATTGATTATTCCACGTTTCGAACTGCGTacatgcatttatatatatatagtccaaAAACATTCTTAATCCCAGGAAAATTACGTATATTGTATttgcatttaatattttattttattttgtaattgggTTGGGAGATCAGGGAGGTCCAGGTCCATCTTGCAACCATCCACATGTTGTTGATTGCAATCAGTGAACTGGTAAGATTCAgacaaatcatatatatagatgtatcCATCCCATTTGGAAAATTGATGATGTAGAATTGGTGGTAGGGTGGTGATTAGCGCTCGGGGTTGCAACCatgtaattcttttcttttttggtatttttaaaaaagacaaaaaaccaaaaaaaaaaaaaaaaaaaaaaaaaaaaaaacaaaggcaATAGAGATGGTGTGATACACGGCCCTTTCTTGTGCTTTATGATTTTAAGAATagaaaactattttatatattaatatatacataatatatgaacatatatataataatatatataattttgaatttgaagtcAAAATCAATCAAAGTCACGTGAATCAATAGAAGTTAACAGTCATGAGCGAGATACATGACTTAGTGTTCTTACATTGACCTTGGGAATTACAAGGCTACCATtaatttgtaacattttacTGGAATATTAAGTCAAAGATCACATTCATATATTACAAGAATTCTTCcacaaatattattgtaataactataatttcatCAGATTAATCTttgaatatttcattaatatcttttattcttatctactttcaaaattatatgtagatcGTATTGAAAGGAATATTTTATCACAGTTGTAAAGTTGATGTCCAAATAAGAGATTTTAGATTAGGAGCATAATTGGCGGGTGATATACTAAATGAAATAGACAATAATCTAATTCATTTAAatgacaatatttatttattataattaaatatttttttttatctaaaataaatgaattatccACTGAcgatatatataatgaatagatccattttttatgtattgtgtgtggcatataaattttaagttatcaCTGTAATTCCAGAAATGCCCTTGTCATTATCCATTACATCCTCCAACTTTTCCCCGTTCCGTTCCAGCAATCCAGCCTATTTATATATGCCTTCATTTCTTTGCTTTTCCTCATAAGAATCTACCATACCTAGTAAacttttagagagagagagagagagatgggtTCTCTTCCTCATGTAGTCGAAGACTGCCTAGGAATTGTCCAAGTATATAGCGACGGTTCCATTCTCCGGTCGGAGGACATCAACTTCCCAATGGAAGTTCAAGACGACGGCTCCGCCGTCTGGAAAGACTGTTTATTCGACAAGAAACACAACCTCCACCTCCGCCTTTACAAACCCCGCTCGCCTTCCGCCGCCAAGCTCCCCATTCTATACTTTTTCCACGGTGGCGGCTTTTGCGTCGGCTCCAGGACGTGGCCCAATTGCCACAGCTGTTGTCTCCGCCTCGCTTCGGCGCTGCAAGTCCTAGTAGTGGCCCCGGACTACCGCCTCGCGCCTGAGCACCGTCTCCCCGCCGCCCTGGATGATGCTTTGACTGCCGTTAAGTGGCTCCAAAACCAGGCCCTGATATCCAAAAGCGGCGGTGGTGATGAATGGCTGGGGGATGGAGTAGACTTTGACAGGGTTTTCATATTGGGTGATTCTTCAGGCGGGAACCTGGCCCACCATCTAGCAGTGGAGCTCCGCCGTGGGTCGCCGGATTTGGCCCCGGTTCGGGTGCGGGGTTACGTGCTGATGGCTCCGTTTTTTGGCGGGACAGTGAGAACAAAGTCTGAAGCAGAAGGACCACCCGAACAATTCTTGAATCTAGAGATTCTTGACAGGTAACGCTGAAAagccttcttttcttttttccctatTTCTTTTACGTACAAATTGAATTTGCATGGGACGAGGACACCAATTTCCG
The nucleotide sequence above comes from Sesamum indicum cultivar Zhongzhi No. 13 linkage group LG11, S_indicum_v1.0, whole genome shotgun sequence. Encoded proteins:
- the LOC105174202 gene encoding probable carboxylesterase 15, encoding MGSLPHVVEDCLGIVQVYSDGSILRSEDINFPMEVQDDGSAVWKDCLFDKKHNLHLRLYKPRSPSAAKLPILYFFHGGGFCVGSRTWPNCHSCCLRLASALQVLVVAPDYRLAPEHRLPAALDDALTAVKWLQNQALISKSGGGDEWLGDGVDFDRVFILGDSSGGNLAHHLAVELRRGSPDLAPVRVRGYVLMAPFFGGTVRTKSEAEGPPEQFLNLEILDRFWRLSVPIGNSADHPLANPFGPSSPSLESIELGPILVLVGGNEVMKDRIEDYSKRLKEMGKDMEYVVFQHHQHGFFVNQPFSQVANYVLQKINQFIYKNSSL